CAGCAGAACTGCTATGTTCAGCTCTTGGGAGGGGCTAAACATCTCTGGCCCCTCCTTACACTTGGCTAGACAAACCACAGAAACTTGTGACAAAGGACAAAGGGCACCATTGGCAGTCTCTTATAAGGTGGCAGGTTCCAAGTTGTTGGGACTTCCTGATCCCAGGAGGCTGTTGTGAGTGTTGGACATTGTTTTCCCGGAAGCCTGTGCAGCAGTGGACAGACATGGAGCTGCTGACTGGGTATGGCCTGGGGTCTGTGGCCATATTCACAGTCCTCTTCATATTACTGGTGGATCTGATGCACCGCCGCCAGCGCTGGACTTCTCGATACCCACCAGGCCCTGTGCCCGTGCCTGTGCTGGGCAACCTGCTGCAGGTGGACTTCAATGACATGCCCTACAGCTTGTACAAGGTGAGGGAGGCCGTGGGAGATAGTAACCGAGCTTACAATGTCGGTGGCACCACATACTGGGGGTGGAACCACAGGTTAGACAGGGAGCTGGGTCCCCAGGATGGGACAGGCTTAACAGTTTCCAGGTGGCCGTCACTGCCAGATGTGAGGACACTCGGAACTCTCTGGGGCAAAAGATTTTGGGGACAAATTCCAGAAGGTAAGGTAGGGTGTCACAGCAGAGTTCATTCAGTTCTGGTTAGACACGGCAGCAGTCGTGAAGACCCCACATCCCTTATGATCCTGTCACAGACGAGTTTTAGTGTGGAGCCCGATTACGGGTCTAGTTCAGCATGTCTGTCAGGAGACAGAGTGGAGAGAGAGGCTGTGGCTGCTTGAATCTCTTGCTGTGTGGACTCTGGCCTCACTGGCCCATCACAAGGAACCAGTTTCTTCACTTGTTATAAGATTCTGATGGGCAACAGGACAGTTTTCTGGCTCTGGCAAGGTCACAGCTGGGTGATCAAATCTACTGAGCCCTTTGCTGAACCTAAAAGGTGAGATGCCCCAGCCACAGGGCAGCAGATCTCAGACTGGGGATGGAGATCAGTAGAACATTTGCCAAACACATGTGAAGACCGAGgttcaataacaacaacaacaacaacaacacaaacacacacacacacacacacacacacacacacacacagagagagagagagagacagagagagagagagagagagagagagagagagagagagagagagactacaccAATGTTTATGCAGTGAGCCTGGTTCTAGGATCTTCTGAGATGCCACTTCCTAAGTGCTCTGTCCCTCTCCTCCAGCTTCAACAACGCTATGGTGACGTGTTCAGCCTGCAGATGGCCTGGAAGCCAATGGTCGTGATCAATGGACTGAAGGCGGTTCGGGAAGTGCTGGTGAACCGTGGAGAGGACACCTCTGACCGCCCTCCAATACCCATGTTTCAACACATGGGCTTTGGGCACAAAGCTACAGGCAAAGTGCTGTGTGGGGGCAGAGACGAGATCAGAGACAGACCTGGGGGACAGTGAGCAGAGGAAGGACATGATACAGGGGTAATGCAGTGAAGCAGTTCAAAGGCCTCTGAAATCCACCACAGAGTCAACTTAACATACTAGAGTGGGCTGGGGATGGTCTGGGGGTGAAGGTGTGAGGTTATGGGTGATAAAGATCCCAGAGGAGCAGAGGACAGCAGAGCCAGGTGTCCTTGGTTACACAAACATGTGTCTACAGGTGTGGTCTTTGCACCTTATGGGCCTGAGTGGAGAGAGCAGCGAAGATTCTCTGTGTCCACCCTGCGCAACTTTGGCCTGGGCAAGAAATCCCTGGAGCAGTGGGTGACAGAAGAGGCTGGACacctctgtgaagccctggccgAAAAGGCTGGTGGGTGATGGGTGAGGGATGCAGATGGGCACAGAAGACATGAGCAGTACAGTGACTCACTTGCTTCTCCACTCCCAGGACAGCCCCTCAATCCCAGCCACCTCCTGAACAAAGCTGTGTGCAATGTCATCACGTCCCTCATTTATGCCCGGCGCTTTGAGTATGGAGACCCTCAGTTCACCAAGCTGCTAGAAAAGTTGGACGAAAACATGGGAGAGAACACTGGCTTGTTTCCTGAGGTAGGAGGTTCAGGACAGCCCGCAGAGGCACATCTATGCTGTCCATCTTCCCTGAGGAAGCTGTGTGCCAAGGCCATGGGAGTGGCCTTCTGGGAGTCCACTGCAGGAGGAAAGGCCTGGACCTTGACACATGTCTAAGGATGGGGAGTCGGGGGAGTGGACAAGGTCAGAGTTTCTAGAAAGGGagagaacctgtgtcctctgtctACATGGAAGCCACACAAGCCTGTGGTGTCCAAGGTAGAATATTCGTTCTGATCACCCTGGGCTGTAAGAGCCTAAGGGCTGgaacagaggaggaggcaggtgatGAGTGGGGATAAACAGGCCCTATGTCCATTGTGGAAGAGGCTGGaatctgagactggatgagagcAACAATGAGCCGAAGTACCCAGGAGCCAAGAAAGGATCAGTGGGTGAAGGAACTCACCACGCAAGCGTGGTGCTTGAGTTCGAATCCTGGAAGCCATGTAGTAAGGACAGAACTGACTGGAGGTGATCCCCTGACCTCAACATCATTGTCATGGCAACAGTACTCCTCACATCATGCATATACAACCAAAAATTTTAATATGATAACTATATTAGACATCCTAGTTATTAACACATTACATTAAaaagcagctttccttggctgtCACAGGTTCTGAACACGTTCCCAATTCTCTTGCGCATCCCGGGGCTCCTTGACAAAGTTTTCGCTGGGCAAAAGGCCTTCATGGACATGGTGGATAACTTGGTGAATGAGCACAGGAGGACCCGGGACCCTGCCCAGCCACCCCGAGACCTGACTGATGCCTTCCTGGCAGAGGTGGAGAAGGTGAGAGCCTATGGGATGTGGTGTCCAGTGCACTGTGAGGTCCAAGAGGATGAACGTGTGAATAACCCAGTGACCCCAAGTGTGGCCTCCTGGAGACAATGGGAGGGTATTGTGGGGGTTTTTTCCTCTCTACTCTGACTCCACCATCTCTGTCTGGCCCAGGCCAAGGGGAACCCTGAGAGCAGCTTCAATGATGCAAATCTACGTTTGGTTGTCTCTGACCTGTTTGATGCTGGGATGGTGACCACTTCAGTCACACTGGCCTGGGCCCTGCTGCTCATGATCCTGCACCCAGATGTGCAGTGTGAGTCTTGCTGGggctgggaagaaagaagagggaggggagaggcacACTCCTTAAGCCTTCTTCAGACACTTGAGGTTCCCAGCACTGACTTGACCCAGACTCCAGCAAGGGTGATAGCCATCTTTCTCCCATGGACCCAGACCTTAACACAGAAGTAGTAGAGGGTTCATGGGCATCTTCCTGGGAGTCCTTAACTGGGGGAATGATGTTTCTGTAGGCCGAGTCCACCAGGAGATCGATGAAGTCATAGGGCAGGGGAGGCGTCCAGAGATGGCAGACCAGACCTCCATGCCCTACACCAATGCTGTCATTCATGAGGTGCAGAGATTTGCAGACATTGTCCCAATGAATATACCACACATGACATCCCGTGACATTGAAGTACAGGGCTTCCTCATCCCCAAGGTATGCATGGCGCTCTTACCATAGCATGGCTACTAGCAAACAAGGGCAAAAAAGACAAGACTACCACATCCTGGATTTCCACATGGTGATAGGACCAACCTGGGTGTGAGCACAAGACAGCCCTTGAGCAGGATTCTCCAGGGAAGTGGGATGTCCAATTGAATAAGCCACAGGGGATTTTAGGAAGCATTGCA
This genomic interval from Peromyscus eremicus chromosome 20, PerEre_H2_v1, whole genome shotgun sequence contains the following:
- the LOC131896575 gene encoding cytochrome P450 2D3-like isoform X2 — encoded protein: MELLTGYGLGSVAIFTVLFILLVDLMHRRQRWTSRYPPGPVPVPVLGNLLQVDFNDMPYSLYKLQQRYGDVFSLQMAWKPMVVINGLKAVREVLVNRGEDTSDRPPIPMFQHMGFGHKATGKPLNPSHLLNKAVCNVITSLIYARRFEYGDPQFTKLLEKLDENMGENTGLFPEVLNTFPILLRIPGLLDKVFAGQKAFMDMVDNLVNEHRRTRDPAQPPRDLTDAFLAEVEKAKGNPESSFNDANLRLVVSDLFDAGMVTTSVTLAWALLLMILHPDVQCRVHQEIDEVIGQGRRPEMADQTSMPYTNAVIHEVQRFADIVPMNIPHMTSRDIEVQGFLIPKGTTLIPNLSSVLKDETVWEKPLQFHPEHFLDAQGRFVKHEAFMPFSAGRRACLGEPLARMELFLFFTCLLQRFSFSVPDGQPRPSDHGVFMFLSSPSPYELCAVSR
- the LOC131896575 gene encoding cytochrome P450 2D3-like isoform X1 — translated: MELLTGYGLGSVAIFTVLFILLVDLMHRRQRWTSRYPPGPVPVPVLGNLLQVDFNDMPYSLYKLQQRYGDVFSLQMAWKPMVVINGLKAVREVLVNRGEDTSDRPPIPMFQHMGFGHKATGVVFAPYGPEWREQRRFSVSTLRNFGLGKKSLEQWVTEEAGHLCEALAEKAGQPLNPSHLLNKAVCNVITSLIYARRFEYGDPQFTKLLEKLDENMGENTGLFPEVLNTFPILLRIPGLLDKVFAGQKAFMDMVDNLVNEHRRTRDPAQPPRDLTDAFLAEVEKAKGNPESSFNDANLRLVVSDLFDAGMVTTSVTLAWALLLMILHPDVQCRVHQEIDEVIGQGRRPEMADQTSMPYTNAVIHEVQRFADIVPMNIPHMTSRDIEVQGFLIPKGTTLIPNLSSVLKDETVWEKPLQFHPEHFLDAQGRFVKHEAFMPFSAGRRACLGEPLARMELFLFFTCLLQRFSFSVPDGQPRPSDHGVFMFLSSPSPYELCAVSR